In the Salvia miltiorrhiza cultivar Shanhuang (shh) chromosome 8, IMPLAD_Smil_shh, whole genome shotgun sequence genome, TGGGATACTCTATTTTCCAAAAGTATCTCTCAATTTCTTAGCTCAAATACTGCTTTATGAAATATTTCAAGTGTTTTGGGGTTTCTATtttcgtgtttttttttttggtttaataGTATTTTGCGGTGAATAAAAGTAATAAGAATTCATGTTCAAAAGCAAAATGACTATTGCGCCCTTACTTAAAACAAATACACGCaaaatatatatgcatatatatatatatttcctgCAAAATGTATCTCTGGCGCTCTCTCTGCATCGAAACAGCCgccggccaccaccgccgccgccgtcaaTTACCGGTGGAGCAAGTGATTAAATCTAACTTCTCCGAGACTATAGCAGAATTCAAGGACAGCATATTTCCCCAGAGCTTTGTTAAGTTAAATTTAGCATTTCTTGAATTTTTATCTTTGCATCTGCGATTCAGTTTGATTACTGGCTTATTATTGTTGTGTGAAGATGAATTGAATTAAACTGCTATGATTGTGCATTTGCTGAAGATTATGAGCAAATGCGGTGATTTGCTACGCTGTGGAGAAGGCATTGTGATTGGCAAAATTCTTAGTAGTATTTATATGAAAGTAATGATACTACGAAGCTATCAATGTTTCCTcaaatttgaatataatttgATTGGTAGTTGATAATTGTGGTAGTTTGGCTTTGAGGGCTTAAATTTGCTCTGTAATCATTGAATATTTCACAAAATCCTTCACAGAATTATGGATGTGGCTGTTTCTGTCTAGCACGACTAATGCCATCACGCTAGGTGAAGAGTGCTCGAGTTAAGAACTGGATGAATTGTTGTAACAATGAACATAAAACCGAGGGTGAGCAGTGTTAAATTTTCTTATGatcaaccattttttttttgccattgaTATTGTAATGCATTCATTTGAAATTGCAGATAATCTGATAAGTTCATtaagggctcgtttggttttGTGTATGGGATTAGTCAGGATAAATAGCGTGGAGTAGTTGGTATTACTAATACAGATTGTGCGTTTGATATTGTGTAGGGCCCTAAGGAAACTAGTAGGAAGATCTGAAATCTATGGTTCGAGACCATCCTTGACCATAGATGTCTGCAGCGAACGCCAGGTGCAGCTTATGTCAGAGGTGAGCTTACTGGCATTGAGAAGTATAGTTCATGCACTATGcagttggatgattgtttttcTGTCTTTTATATCACCGGAGTTGAGGTGCAGTCGTTGAAAGAGTTTGTTAATATTGTACTAGTACGAGCTCCAGCAAAAGCATCTTATTGTGGTATAATAAATCAATCCTAGATTGTTGCAAGGTGTACGTCGATTCAactagattttttatttttcattttgctATGTAGAAGGAAATTCAAGATCTGGAAGAGGAGCAGGGAAGACTTGTTAGTGGCTTTCGAGAGGTGATAGACTTGATTTCTACTTCACAGAGGCTGGTTGTTGTGCACAACTCACTTAATGGTACATCTCTGCTTTAAAATCATTGTTGTCGTTTCAAAACCATGATCTGCCGATTTTCATATTAATGCCATGTACTTTCTTTTTCCAGATTTTGCTTTCATACATTCAAAGTTCCTTGCTCCACTTCCTCCAACTATGAATGAATTCACGAGTTCTTTGCTTTCGGTGTATCCTCACATACTCGACATCAACCATCTCATGAAGGAAATTGGATTGTTTAATAAAATGACTTCTAGATAGTCTTTTGTTATTTGTCCTGACATCATAGTATTGATGAGTTTAATAAAGCAGAGTTATTGCGTAGGTGTAAATCAATTACTGATGACTTCCTTTTCAGCCGAGGAGACTGACCGTGTCAATGTTCATGGGCATTGTGTTATGAGAGAATGCCATTTGTTTGTTCTTCAACGCTGCTCCAATATGTTTTGTTCAAGTAGAATGCTCAGTGTAAGCAATTTGGTATTCGTGTGGGGGTTTAGAAGTGGAATGTCGGCCCAAGATCTGAGAGACGTTCTGTGTAATTCACATGATGTCTTCTCAGAAGAATTTGATGTTAAGATGGTGGATAGGACATGTGCTATAGTTGTTTCTCAAAAAGTTTTCTCAGGATAATGGATTCTGGAGAACTTTTCTCTAATAAGCTGAAAGATATGATCTCGGAAGGCCTGCAAGCTGCAGATTACGAGGCATGCAGAGAAGTTTGTGAAAACCAGATTTAGCCGAGTGCTTGGGCCTAGCCACAAATGAAATCAAAGAGCTTTATCTTTGCAAATTCATTAAACATCATTTGTGATATTATGGCACTAATCAAGAAATGGACCAATATTGATCTTTGTAGTAGAGATTGTAGAAGTTCACTCTTGAGTCTTTGAAGTTTGCTTTACTGTTTTCTTGAGTGCTTCACTCTTGAAAGTTTGAAACTGAACTAGTTATAAGCATTTTCTTTTGGGTTCAATAATCTCGTGGTTTCGATTGCAGGCCCCTTCAATTTTGCGAAGGAGCCGCTTGGTGGCTTTCCGACTCTGCATCTCAATCTGTACAGCTGGTCCAAGGTTGTGATTCTTGGTATTGATTGCTAACGTCTCGTTTCTTCCTTGCACGACCAACCCAACTCACTACATCTCAACTTTGGTTATCAATTTGTCGTTCTAGGTATCTAGTATGATATATCTAGACTCCCCGGCTGGTGTTGGATTATCGTACTCAACAAACGCAACTGATTACATTACCGGAGGCCTTAAGACCGCTTCAGACTCGCACACATTTCTCCTCAAGGTGAAATAAACAAATGAAAAGGACTGCTCTTCGATTTTGTGGGAGTTTCTACTTTCGTATGCATATTTACTTCACTAACTTTGTGTATCGTCTGGCTAGTAGTTTGAGCTCTACCCGGAATACCAGAGCAACCCGTTTTACATATCGGGAGAATCATATGCAGGAATCTATGTCCCTACTTTGGCCTATGAAGTAGCTAATGGTAAAATCAATCATTCATACCATGTCAAGTGCTTCTAATATTGAGGATGCAAGAATTGAATGTTGTAGGTCGCGATTTTGTAGGGATTGATGCCGGTGCAAAGCCTATCCTCAATCTCAAGGTATTTACATAGATCGACGCCTCCTCTTCGTAAACATGGAGAATGTAGATTTTCATTATATTGCAGGGGTACTTGGTGGGAAATGGAGTTGCTGATGATGTGTTTGACGGCAATGCTCTCGTACCATTCGCTCATGGAATGGGCCTCATCTCGGATGAACTCTTTGAGGTACGTTCATCTAACACGTCTCGTATTGCACAAGAGGTATATTGAATCCTAAGAAAAGACTCTTTCAGTAAAATATACATATGTGcgtgtgtgtttgtgtttttTGGTACAATGATCTTATAGTTCATGCTTCACTATGCAGGCAATCAACTCCGAATGCAACGGCGTTTACTACAATCTGACGAGTCAGAATTGTGAGAAAAAACTTGTCAAAGTTGATGAAGTTTCGGATGTGGGGAATGGAATGCCGGGAAAGACATACAATATGTACTTTTCTCATGTCGTATTCTCTCGTTGAGTCGGTTCTCGAAGTAACGAACTAAAAATCATACCGGCACCACCAGGTAGACGTTGCTGGGAGGTGGGATCTCTGCACGGACCGGATTTCGTTTCACCATGATGTCGGGAGCATGATCAAGTATCACAAGAACATCACATGACGCGGCTATTGAGCCCTCATATACAGGTTTGAACTACATTATACGATGTTACGAAACACTGTATGTTCTGTTTCGGTGCACGAAATTGTGATTGAGCTCGTATTGATTCCTATACGTATGGTTGTTCTGCTTCGTGAACGAACACGAGTGCTTGGAAGCATTTTTATCGTGACTATACGTGCATTATATGTGTGTTCCGTTTACGGGAAGCGAAGCTTGGACATCGGATACACGACTATCGACGAGTGGAGGCCTTGGTATGTGAAAGGCCAAATTAGTGGGTATGTAACATTTCATTTTGGAGTTTTATCGATTGAGGACCTGAAAGATGACAAAAACTTCTGTCAGACTGTCTGATCGACATGAAGATGAGATATTTGTGCTCGGATCCGGATACGGGGACCACTGATACTTGTATTCGGATCCaagaaggtttatttgtaaccTTACGAGTGTTTCGTTGTGCTTGCATCCGGATATGAGCACCCTCTGACGATCTGACACGAGACTCCTCATTCTGAACGTCGACTCACATTTTTCGTATGTGAATCCACAAGTACACTCAAAGGCTATGACTACAATCTCACCTTCATCACCATCAAGGTATGCAAACACATGACTTTTGATTGAATACTTGATATCATCATCGTTCCTCGAGCCTCGATCGACTATATTGACACCTGACTATCGACTCCTTCGTAGGGGGCCGGGCACACTGTGCTAGAGTACAAGCCACTCGAGTCGTTGGAGTTCTACTCGCGATTCCTTGCTGGCGTGAAGATATGAAATCGAATGCCACGTCTTCAAAGGGGACCAAAGGATCATAGCAGCTAGGgttgtcgatcggttcgggttcggttacccgtacccgaattttcggttacccgaatccgaaattgtcaaatttcaataaccgttcccgaaccgttttagaagttcggttacccaatacccgcttcggttaaccaattgggttatttgggtattcgaaatacccatttaaaaaataaaattcaaataatttttgctctatctgctctaaaagaaattaaaaatatataatatatatgtaaatttacaaatatataatatatagttacaaatatataatatatttgtaaatatattataatatatatgtaaattatttgtacatttacaaatataatatatttgtaaatatataacacatttgtaaatatataatatatattatatatataatatatttgtaaatttaccaatatatattataaatttacaaatttataatatatttgtaaatatataatatatatgtaaatttacaaatatataatatatatgtaaatttacatatatattatatatttacaaatatatttatatattaatttacaaatatataatatattatatatgatatattgatgatatatatattaaataattaataaaataattttcggttattcggttaacccgatcggtttttcgggttaaccgataaccgaaatttccaaaaaaacaataaccgaaaccgatccattacccgaaattttcggttattggatacccaaacccgggaatttcggttcggttaattggatacccaaaacccgataaccatttAGACAGCCCTAATAGCAGCTAAATCATTCACTATCTCTTTTCCAAAGTTTGTCATTCTTGATTGATGATTGAAGAAGATTTGGCTTAGCATTATTTATAGTAGGAAGAACATTAATACATTTTGatttcaaatttataataaatgttAGTTCATCTACTCAAAATCTTGTATTGTGTAGATTGTGCAAAAATTTACACATTATGATGTTTACCCTTTTCATGATGAGACTATCTCACATGTAATTCAACATCACATGAATAAATGGTAATCCACAATATCAAAAAATCAATCATTCATGGGAATCCAACATTCAAAATTCAATCTTTGACACATATATATGCAAATTCTTGTACACATTCAATCGTAATCACTCCAAAAACCACTATtccaaaacataaaaaatgacttTCTTGTTCGAATTCCGACCAAAAACAGAATTGGAGCTCCAATTCCAAGCTGCGTAATAGCTAAAGTCCCTATGTTTTCTAAAGAGTTCAAAGTCACCTTTTGCAGTATTTTGAATCGTGTTAAATTCAACACGTCAAATAAAGTCCCATTCTCATCAGCCTTGAGTTGTGAAGGAGCTTAAGATAGATATCCCAAAATTCAAATGCATGTAAAGATTTATTAGAGGTACCTCAGTTTCTGAGTTGCTGAGGCGGGAGGGATATTCGTGATGCCTGCCTCCCTCATCCTCCAAACACACGTCGAATTGTGGTTGACCAATCTACAAAACAGATATAACAATAAGCAAGGAAAATGGTTCCTACTTCCCCACCACATTGaacattttctcatttttctgATGGGACTGATCGTCGGGGAGATTTTCAGCTGTCACAGTTCGTATGTATACCTGGAGctcctctttttctttctcgGTGAAGGGATGCTTGCGTTTCACCTTCTTCAATGTGAAGTCTTTCAAGATTGCAAAATGAATACTCATAGTTAAACTGTAAATTTAGTTCTCCAAAGCTGCCAAGAAGAATTCTGACATATTTCCCAGAAATTTAGTGAACTGTTTTGGTATGAAATTTGAATCCAAGTACACAAATTCCAATTCCATAGAAGAATACAGCAACTGTGGAATTTAAGAAATTAGAAGAGATATAAATATACTTTCACCTTAGTTCTcgtaaaataattcaacttcTAACACAACATAACACCTATCTAGAATAGAGATCCTTTGGTACGAGTTTCttaatcatataaaataaaacactATCTCTACCTTCCCTTACCACAGTTATCTAGAATGGAGAAATTCCTATAAACATGTACATGATAACAATCTACACCAATCAATTGATTTTGCTGTTAGTTTTCACATTCCAATTGCAAGTTTCTACTTGTTTTTTTCCCCCTAATAGTAATTCCTATTCAGACACATTCTTGAAAAGCTCTACTTGTTCATCAAATTTTCCATAAACTAACAGCAGATGAATCACAAGTCCACTAAAAAAACCAATTCTCGACAttccttttttatatatatatatatatataaagaatcaCAGGCACCAACTAATGCTATACACACTCCATATGAATGAAAATAGAATGATACAAGTAGTGGCAGAAAAAACCAagatgaataataaaaaatttgaaagaaatatGAGGATCAATGGAACCCCCTGGAGCCTCTGGACTGATAGAGGTCCTTGTGATGCTTGTGTTTCACCTTCTTCCCATCACTGCCGTCCTTGTCTCTTTCTTCCATGTATGGACGGCAGCTTATTTCTCAGTATTTACAGTGTTGCAAGATGTGGGTTTAAGTTGGAAAGGGGGGGAATCCAGTGCTCATCTAATCTCAAAATCAACTTGTTTTCAGATGCAGTTAAAATCACTAGTTTTGTAAGATTTCCAAAGAGACTTTCCCTCACAACCCCTTCCAACTTGTTGCCACCAATACGAAGTCTTTCAAGATTGCAAAATCAATTCTCATAGTTAATCTATCAATGGATTGGAAAGCTGATTAAACTGTAAATTTAGTTCTTCCAAAGCTTCAAAGAAGAATTCTGACATATTTCCCAGAAATCTATTCAAGGACAAGGACTATGTTCGTATTTTGCACAAGTTAGTAAACTGATTTGGTATGAAACTGAATTCCAATTCCATAGAAGAATACAGCCAACCAGGAAATGTGTAATTCAAGAAATTAGAAGTGATATAAATATACTTTCACCTTAGTTCTGGTAATATAATTCAACTTCTAACACAACATTACACCTATCTAGAAAAGAGGTCCTTTGGTACAAATTTCTTAATCTTATCAAATAGAACACTATCTCTACCTTCCCTTACCATAGGTTCAATCAACATCGAAAAAGTAGTTTCGTCAAGTGTGAAACCCCTTGCATCCATCTCTTCCAACAGTGGCATTGCATCATGTATCTTGTTCCTTTTGAGAAGACCTTGAACAAAAACATTGTATGTCACACGATCAGGCAAGCAACCGTTGTTAGCCATTTCCATCATCAAATCCTTTGCCTCCTCTATTTGCCCATCTTGGCAAAGTGCACCGATAAGGACTGTATATGTTACGGCATTAGGCTGCATACCTTTGGATGGAAGCTCGTTGAATAGATCCTTTGCTTGTGTGACTTTATTGTCATTGCATAATCCCTCAATAAGGATAGTATAAGTCACAATGTTTGGAATGATGCCTTTATCTTCCATGGTATGCAACATCGAAAATGCATCAACAATACGATGAGCTCCGCACAAACCATCCAGCAAGACATTGTAAGTCTTTATATTTGGAGACACTTGTAGAGCTTCCATCTCTTTCAAAAGCTTCAAGCCGTCTTCACATTTGCCTTCACGAAATAAGGCCTCTAGCATTATGGTATAAGAAACCACATTGCACTTTAACCTTTTATAGGGAATTATGAAAAAAAGACGTGAAACTTCATCGATTTGCCCCTTTTTGCAATACCCGTTCATCAAGCTATTGTAGCTTATGATATCGGGCTTCATTCCCGAATTCATTGCCAATTGGAAAATGCGTCTGGCTTCGTCCATTTTTCCTTGCATACAGTACCCATTTATCAATGCATTGTATGTGACAATGTTCGGCCGAACATCAATATCCTCCATACATACCAACATATGTTCGGCCTCTTCCACCTTTCCATCTCTGCACCAAGCAGTCACAAAGATATTACCTGTCACCACATCAGGGCAGACCTTATCAGCACTCATCTTCTTCAAAACGTCTTCAGCCTCGTCCATTCTTCTCCTATTGCACAACCCCTCAATTATTGAACTGTATGTCACAACATCGGGTGAAATCCCCTTATCACCCAAAGTGGAGAAGAGTTGGAGAGCTTCATCCACCTTTCCTTCCTTGCATAGACCATCAATGACTATGTTGTAAGCATAGACATCGGGTTTGCAGCtcccttttcctttttccaACGAGCAGAGCAAATCAATCGCTTGGAGAATATCTCCATCTTTGCATAACCCATTAATTATAGTATTATACGTATACTCATCGGGCTCGCACAGTTGGTAGGCCGACAGCTTCCCCAACAATTTAGCTGCCTCTGGGATCCTTCCAACAAACAGAAGGCCTTTCACGAGAGTGTTGAATGTTACCACAGTAGGCTCGAACCCACGCTTGAAAAAACTGCCTAAGATCGCAAACCCAAAATCAGGCCTTTTGAGTCGGCAATAGCAATCAATCGCAATACTCAACGTGTAGTGATTTACAGGAGCATCCCTTTGAAGCATTTTGTCGAACAGATGAAGTGCAGCAGAGTATTGTTTCAGCTTCACCACAGCACTCAGCAATCTCGAGAAAAGCTTAACAGAAGGAAGCGGCTCCGTTCTCATCATATCCCGAAATAGAGCGACGGCATCATCAGGCTTACGTATAGATTCAAAATCAAATCTGGGATAGGCGGAGAAGTGTCTCATTTGGCAGCTGGCATTATCAAAATGAAAACTGGGTAGAAGAAATGATTGATAATGTGGAGAAGCGATGGCAAAAGTGGAGAATTTAGATGACGAATTTGACAAAATTCTAGGCAGAAACATGGCGGCGTGGTTCGAGCTCATTCTTGGGATAGTTTTGTAGGATTTGAGATGTGAAAGCTGAAGAATTGGGGAAGGTcgctgttgaagaaggaaagATCGGGTTTTGTGAGAAGAAAGGTAAAGTAGAACTGGTTATTCCGATTAATGGTGAGCCGTTAGATTT is a window encoding:
- the LOC130999419 gene encoding poly(A)-specific ribonuclease PARN-like isoform X3, yielding MNCCNNEHKTEDNLISSLRKLVGRSEIYGSRPSLTIDVCSERQVQLMSEKEIQDLEEEQGRLVSGFREVIDLISTSQRLVVVHNSLNDFAFIHSKFLAPLPPTMNEFTSSLLSVRGD
- the LOC130999416 gene encoding putative pentatricopeptide repeat-containing protein At1g12700, mitochondrial, whose translation is MSSNHAAMFLPRILSNSSSKFSTFAIASPHYQSFLLPSFHFDNASCQMRHFSAYPRFDFESIRKPDDAVALFRDMMRTEPLPSVKLFSRLLSAVVKLKQYSAALHLFDKMLQRDAPVNHYTLSIAIDCYCRLKRPDFGFAILGSFFKRGFEPTVVTFNTLVKGLLFVGRIPEAAKLLGKLSAYQLCEPDEYTYNTIINGLCKDGDILQAIDLLCSLEKGKGSCKPDVYAYNIVIDGLCKEGKVDEALQLFSTLGDKGISPDVVTYSSIIEGLCNRRRMDEAEDVLKKMSADKVCPDVVTGNIFVTAWCRDGKVEEAEHMLVCMEDIDVRPNIVTYNALINGYCMQGKMDEARRIFQLAMNSGMKPDIISYNSLMNGYCKKGQIDEVSRLFFIIPYKRLKCNVVSYTIMLEALFREGKCEDGLKLLKEMEALQVSPNIKTYNVLLDGLCGAHRIVDAFSMLHTMEDKGIIPNIVTYTILIEGLCNDNKVTQAKDLFNELPSKGMQPNAVTYTVLIGALCQDGQIEEAKDLMMEMANNGCLPDRVTYNVFVQGLLKRNKIHDAMPLLEEMDARGFTLDETTFSMLIEPMVREGRDSVLFDKIKKFVPKDLFSR
- the LOC130999419 gene encoding poly(A)-specific ribonuclease PARN-like isoform X1, translated to MNCCNNEHKTEDNLISSLRKLVGRSEIYGSRPSLTIDVCSERQVQLMSEKEIQDLEEEQGRLVSGFREVIDLISTSQRLVVVHNSLNDFAFIHSKFLAPLPPTMNEFTSSLLSVYPHILDINHLMKEIGLFNKMTSR
- the LOC130999419 gene encoding poly(A)-specific ribonuclease PARN-like isoform X2, translating into MNCCNNEHKTEDNLISSLRKLVGRSEIYGSRPSLTIDVCSERQVQLMSEEIQDLEEEQGRLVSGFREVIDLISTSQRLVVVHNSLNDFAFIHSKFLAPLPPTMNEFTSSLLSVYPHILDINHLMKEIGLFNKMTSR